A genomic segment from Brucella pseudogrignonensis encodes:
- a CDS encoding amidohydrolase family protein: MFDLIVRNANLPDGREKQDILVKDGKIADIGPSKGEHQAAKEIDASNRLVTPPFVDPHFHMDATLSLGLPRLNRSGTLLEGIALWGELKPMLSVEAMVERALRYCDLAVSQGLLAIRSHVDVSDPRLFTAEAMIEVREKVKPYIDLQLVAFPQDGYYRSPGAVELVNRSLDMGLDVVGGIPHFERTMSDGAASLEALCRIAAERGLPVDIHCDETDDPMSRHVETLAAQTMRFGLQGRVSGSHLTSMHSMDNYYVSKLIPLIAEAQMNAIPNPLINITLQGRADTYPKRRGMTRVPELMAAGVNVAFGHDCVMDPWYSMGSGDMLEVGHMAVHVAQMTSLEGKKQVFNSLTVNSAKALGLEGYGLEKGCNADFVVLQARDPLEALRLKANRLTVVKRGKIIAETPQRISNLNLAGRPSTVDGADYAPRG; the protein is encoded by the coding sequence ATGTTCGATTTGATTGTGAGAAACGCCAATCTTCCCGACGGACGTGAAAAGCAGGACATTCTGGTCAAAGACGGCAAAATTGCCGATATTGGGCCATCGAAAGGCGAACATCAGGCAGCGAAAGAAATAGACGCCTCCAATCGTCTGGTCACACCGCCTTTCGTTGATCCGCATTTCCATATGGACGCGACACTGTCGCTCGGCCTGCCCCGCCTCAACCGCTCTGGCACGCTGCTGGAAGGCATTGCGCTCTGGGGCGAACTGAAGCCCATGCTAAGCGTTGAAGCCATGGTTGAGCGCGCTCTACGCTATTGTGATCTCGCCGTCAGTCAGGGCCTCCTTGCCATTCGCAGCCATGTCGATGTGAGTGACCCACGCCTGTTCACTGCTGAGGCGATGATCGAAGTGCGCGAAAAGGTTAAGCCTTATATCGACCTTCAGCTCGTGGCTTTCCCGCAGGACGGCTATTATCGTTCGCCTGGCGCTGTCGAACTTGTCAATCGTTCGCTCGATATGGGCCTCGATGTGGTCGGTGGTATTCCGCATTTTGAGCGCACCATGTCAGACGGTGCTGCCTCGCTGGAAGCACTCTGCCGCATTGCTGCGGAGCGTGGACTGCCGGTCGATATCCACTGCGACGAGACCGACGATCCAATGTCACGCCATGTTGAGACGCTGGCAGCACAAACAATGCGTTTTGGTCTGCAAGGCCGCGTGTCTGGCTCGCATCTCACATCCATGCACTCCATGGACAATTATTATGTGTCCAAGCTGATCCCGCTGATTGCGGAAGCGCAGATGAACGCCATTCCAAACCCGCTCATCAACATCACCCTGCAGGGCCGCGCCGATACCTATCCGAAGCGCCGTGGCATGACCCGTGTGCCGGAACTGATGGCTGCTGGCGTTAACGTTGCCTTCGGCCACGATTGCGTGATGGACCCATGGTACTCGATGGGTTCAGGCGACATGTTGGAAGTCGGCCATATGGCTGTGCATGTGGCACAAATGACATCACTTGAAGGCAAGAAGCAGGTCTTCAACTCACTCACTGTTAATTCCGCTAAGGCACTTGGTCTCGAAGGTTACGGCCTTGAAAAAGGCTGTAATGCAGATTTTGTGGTGCTTCAGGCACGCGATCCGCTGGAAGCGTTGCGTCTCAAGGCCAACCGTTTGACAGTCGTCAAGCGTGGTAAAATTATTGCTGAAACGCCGCAGCGCATCAGCAATTTGAACCTCGCAGGGCGGCCTTCAACCGTTGATGGCGCGGATTACGCGCCACGCGGATAA
- a CDS encoding GGDEF domain-containing protein yields MNMEFALTDGANVFELAPISLWLEDYSGLRKQFEQWRKIGITDLRAFLKEDTNRLRICTSHIRVLKVNRKTLSLYEAENINHLIENLERVFRDDMLDPHIEEMVQLWNGDNAFMSDTINYSLNGKRLDIQLKGVILPGHEETWDRVLLSIEDVTAREEARREQSKHKQHAEGLFEHSPVSLWVEDFSRIKQLMDDIRERGIEDFRVFTDVHPEFVRQCMSEIRVLDINRETLDLFAAPDKETLLKNLPQVFKGDMETNFREQLIDLWNGVYFQRREVINYALDGTERHLLLQFSVLPGHEADWSLVQVALADITARKKAEAYLEYLGKHDVLTKLHNRAFYVDELNRLERKNHEPVSIIIIDLNGLKTANDQLGHASGDGLLRRVGEVLNEAVKLPGHAARIGGDEFAVVLPYVDERGTDAVMEDIRRLIDINNQYYSHLKIELSMGAATSMPGEKLETVAKRADLLMYADKRKHYSAEALRKSQLS; encoded by the coding sequence ATGAATATGGAATTCGCATTGACTGATGGTGCCAATGTCTTCGAACTAGCACCAATTTCTCTTTGGCTCGAAGATTACAGCGGATTGCGAAAGCAGTTCGAGCAGTGGCGCAAAATCGGCATTACAGACCTGAGAGCATTTCTGAAAGAGGATACCAACCGCTTGCGCATCTGCACAAGCCACATCCGTGTTCTCAAGGTTAATCGTAAAACGCTGTCGCTTTATGAAGCGGAGAACATCAATCATCTGATTGAAAATCTGGAGCGCGTTTTCCGTGACGACATGCTCGACCCACATATCGAAGAAATGGTTCAGCTCTGGAATGGCGACAACGCGTTTATGAGCGATACCATCAATTATTCGCTCAATGGTAAGCGCCTTGATATTCAGCTTAAAGGCGTAATTCTCCCCGGCCATGAAGAAACGTGGGATCGTGTTCTTTTATCCATTGAAGATGTGACGGCACGGGAAGAAGCGCGGCGCGAGCAAAGCAAACACAAACAGCATGCCGAAGGCCTGTTTGAACATTCACCTGTTTCGCTTTGGGTTGAAGATTTCAGCCGCATCAAGCAGTTGATGGATGACATCCGCGAGCGTGGGATTGAGGATTTCCGCGTCTTTACCGATGTGCATCCAGAATTTGTACGCCAGTGCATGAGCGAAATTCGTGTTCTCGACATCAATCGCGAAACGCTCGATTTATTCGCGGCACCCGACAAAGAGACACTTCTTAAAAATCTGCCACAGGTCTTTAAAGGCGATATGGAGACGAATTTTCGTGAACAACTGATCGATCTCTGGAATGGCGTCTATTTTCAACGTCGTGAAGTCATCAACTATGCACTTGATGGCACGGAGCGACATCTATTGTTGCAGTTCTCAGTACTTCCGGGCCATGAAGCCGATTGGTCACTGGTGCAGGTTGCCCTTGCGGACATTACAGCTCGCAAAAAAGCGGAAGCCTATCTCGAATATCTCGGCAAACACGATGTTCTGACCAAGTTGCACAACCGTGCCTTCTATGTTGATGAGCTCAATCGCCTTGAGCGTAAAAATCATGAACCGGTATCGATCATCATTATCGATCTCAACGGCCTCAAAACTGCCAATGATCAGCTTGGTCATGCCAGCGGCGACGGCTTGCTGCGCCGGGTAGGCGAAGTGCTGAACGAAGCAGTTAAACTACCCGGTCACGCAGCGCGCATCGGCGGCGATGAGTTTGCAGTCGTGCTGCCCTATGTGGACGAGCGCGGCACGGATGCGGTTATGGAAGATATTCGTCGGCTGATCGACATCAACAATCAGTATTACTCCCACCTCAAGATTGAACTTTCGATGGGCGCGGCCACGAGCATGCCGGGCGAAAAATTGGAAACGGTTGCCAAGCGCGCTGATCTTCTAATGTATGCGGATAAGCGCAAACATTATTCAGCGGAAGCATTGCGCAAATCGCAGCTTTCGTGA
- a CDS encoding FAD-binding oxidoreductase, with translation MNKSFDSFGRIDRHKRNAIAFDDVFSKLEGPETLLAFGNGRSYGDSCHNDTGLLVPMRSHNRIVSFDPHTGILEAESGALLSEIIQAVVRYGYFLPVTPGTRSVTLGGAIANDVHGKNHHLRGTFGSHVESLELLRSDGVHYLCSSAENAELFASTIGGMGLTGLILNARIRLMPVGSLDVEERITPFKCLSEYFAIAEEADRDNEYAVAWVDQLARGHAEGRGVLITGNHALNGNRTVKSAEARLGVPFDLPFSMLNKLSLTAFNTLYFHAKRRKQEPHLTGFAGFFYPLDGLRNWNRFYGPAGLYQHQSLIPFEAAEKTIPAMLTASRDAGQSSFLTVLKRFGDLHSPGLLSFPKPGYTLTMDFPNRGRKTRDLLDQLDKMTVEAGGRVNPYKDQRMSAETFKAGFPEWQQLEDMRDARFCSDFWRRTALKN, from the coding sequence ATGAATAAGTCTTTCGACAGTTTTGGACGTATTGATCGCCACAAGCGCAACGCGATTGCGTTCGATGATGTGTTTTCCAAACTGGAAGGCCCGGAAACGCTGCTGGCTTTCGGCAATGGACGCTCTTATGGCGACAGCTGTCATAATGATACGGGTTTGCTTGTGCCGATGCGATCGCATAACCGCATTGTGAGTTTTGACCCTCACACGGGAATTCTTGAAGCGGAATCCGGCGCGCTGTTGAGCGAAATTATTCAGGCAGTTGTCAGATATGGCTATTTTCTGCCGGTGACGCCCGGGACGCGTTCCGTGACGCTTGGCGGTGCAATCGCCAATGATGTGCACGGCAAGAACCACCATTTGCGGGGAACATTCGGAAGCCATGTTGAGAGTCTGGAGCTGCTTCGTTCTGACGGAGTGCATTACCTTTGCTCAAGCGCTGAAAACGCTGAGCTCTTCGCGTCAACGATTGGTGGTATGGGCCTGACGGGGCTCATCCTCAATGCGCGCATCCGTCTGATGCCGGTTGGGTCGCTGGATGTCGAAGAACGCATCACGCCGTTTAAATGCCTGTCTGAGTATTTCGCAATTGCGGAAGAAGCCGACCGCGACAATGAATATGCGGTGGCTTGGGTGGACCAGTTGGCACGTGGTCACGCGGAGGGACGCGGTGTGCTGATAACGGGAAATCATGCTCTCAACGGCAATCGCACCGTCAAAAGCGCTGAAGCGCGGCTCGGTGTGCCCTTTGATCTGCCATTTTCGATGCTCAATAAGCTGAGCCTGACGGCTTTCAACACTCTCTATTTTCATGCAAAACGCCGCAAGCAGGAGCCGCATCTGACAGGCTTTGCGGGCTTCTTCTATCCGCTGGATGGTTTACGCAATTGGAACCGCTTTTACGGCCCGGCCGGGCTATATCAGCATCAGAGCCTGATACCTTTCGAGGCAGCTGAGAAGACCATCCCGGCAATGCTGACAGCAAGTCGCGATGCCGGACAGTCCTCTTTCCTGACAGTTCTCAAGCGCTTCGGCGATCTGCATTCTCCGGGGCTGCTGTCATTTCCAAAGCCCGGTTATACGCTGACGATGGATTTTCCCAATCGCGGGCGCAAGACGCGCGATCTGCTGGACCAGCTTGACAAAATGACCGTTGAGGCTGGCGGGCGCGTTAATCCTTACAAGGATCAACGTATGAGTGCTGAAACGTTTAAGGCGGGCTTTCCAGAGTGGCAGCAGCTTGAAGACATGCGCGATGCGCGGTTCTGCTCCGATTTCTGGCGGCGTACCGCATTAAAAAATTAA
- a CDS encoding aspartate aminotransferase family protein: MTNQVITNTTPKPKLLTVEDAKALDLPRMTELFTGHLNPGQLHFMKLLGFHKVKIERAEGMYYYDQNGRKILDFFGGFGSLALGHNHPRILEARRKFQEEMRHEIAIAFMSQYAAALAYDIAACSPGDLDMVFLGSSGSEAMEAAIKVAERAAGPKKPKIVYAENSFHGKTKGVLSITDGGLYRGEFKLVDNTVRVPFGDIDAIENAFRADPEIGVIVLETIQGGGGIIQADASFWQKLRQLCDQYGVIWVADEVQCGFGRTGKFYAFEHYGVIPDVTALAKSLGGGKTAMAAMIAKRDVYMKAYGTPKTAMIHAMATFGGIGEACITSIETINVLYDEHLIDNSAETGDYLLERLKELHARYPKIIKEVRGKGMMVGLEFHDFSNAMPMVLRPVLAMLDDKLKGSLPGFIGSHLLRDHGVLVAFTEYNRNVIRLEPPLICDRAHVDEFITALDEILGRGIVGIVKDFVKAQIK, from the coding sequence ATGACCAATCAAGTTATAACGAATACCACGCCCAAGCCGAAGCTTCTGACGGTTGAAGACGCCAAAGCGCTTGACCTGCCACGCATGACAGAGCTTTTCACTGGACACCTTAATCCGGGACAGCTGCATTTCATGAAGCTGCTCGGCTTTCACAAGGTGAAAATCGAGCGTGCCGAAGGCATGTATTATTACGATCAGAACGGCCGTAAGATCCTCGATTTCTTCGGTGGTTTCGGTTCGCTGGCACTCGGTCATAATCACCCGCGTATTCTTGAAGCGCGCCGCAAGTTTCAGGAGGAAATGCGGCACGAAATCGCTATCGCCTTCATGTCGCAATATGCGGCGGCCCTTGCTTACGACATTGCTGCCTGTTCGCCGGGCGATCTTGATATGGTGTTCTTAGGCTCGTCCGGTTCGGAAGCTATGGAAGCTGCCATCAAGGTTGCAGAACGTGCTGCAGGGCCGAAGAAGCCGAAGATCGTTTATGCCGAAAATTCTTTTCATGGCAAAACCAAGGGTGTGCTGTCGATCACCGATGGCGGGCTTTATCGTGGTGAGTTCAAGTTGGTCGACAATACGGTGCGCGTACCGTTCGGCGATATCGATGCCATTGAAAACGCGTTCCGCGCGGACCCGGAAATTGGCGTCATCGTTCTTGAAACCATTCAGGGCGGTGGAGGCATTATTCAGGCCGATGCGTCATTCTGGCAGAAGCTGCGCCAGCTCTGTGATCAGTATGGTGTGATCTGGGTCGCCGACGAAGTGCAGTGCGGCTTTGGCCGTACCGGAAAGTTCTATGCCTTTGAACATTACGGCGTCATTCCCGATGTCACAGCACTAGCCAAGTCATTAGGCGGCGGCAAAACGGCGATGGCCGCGATGATTGCCAAGCGCGATGTCTATATGAAAGCCTATGGTACGCCAAAAACGGCGATGATCCATGCCATGGCAACGTTCGGCGGCATTGGTGAAGCCTGCATCACCTCGATCGAAACGATCAATGTGCTTTACGACGAGCATCTTATCGATAATTCGGCGGAAACCGGCGATTATCTGCTCGAACGTCTTAAAGAATTGCACGCGCGCTATCCGAAGATCATCAAAGAAGTACGCGGCAAGGGTATGATGGTGGGGCTGGAGTTCCATGACTTCTCCAACGCAATGCCAATGGTACTTCGCCCTGTATTGGCTATGCTTGATGACAAGCTGAAAGGCTCGTTGCCAGGCTTCATTGGTAGTCATCTGCTGCGTGATCACGGCGTGTTGGTGGCTTTCACTGAGTATAATCGCAATGTGATCCGCCTTGAACCGCCGCTGATTTGTGATCGTGCGCATGTTGATGAATTCATCACAGCGCTTGATGAAATTCTTGGACGCGGCATTGTTGGTATCGTCAAGGACTTCGTAAAAGCGCAGATCAAGTAA
- a CDS encoding NAD(P)-dependent oxidoreductase has product MRHIIFGGDGFVGRYLAPLLVADGHEVIVADIVKSDLAHYAQATFVHTDVTDPEAIRKLGLRADDMVYNLSAKMLSPLQVRAKRHDFFFPVNYYGTENIIKAMDEAGAKRLVHFTTDMVYGHTYVWPQKEDHPCNPLGEYGLSKLKTEELAAEWRKKGMNISLFRPRLIIGPGRLGILEKLFKLIDNNLPVPMIGSGKNPYQFISVFDCASACYAAFKAGVPNEVYNLGSLNPPPVRKLLGDLVKHAGSKSILVPTPAWAVKRTLDFLDWLNKPLMDPEQYLIADEMCVLDVSKGERELGWVPQYRDEDMLIAAYSEYHKKLASKAA; this is encoded by the coding sequence ATGAGACATATTATTTTCGGTGGCGACGGCTTTGTGGGGCGTTATCTGGCTCCCTTGCTTGTTGCTGACGGCCATGAAGTGATCGTCGCAGACATCGTGAAAAGCGATCTCGCGCATTATGCGCAGGCGACTTTCGTGCATACCGATGTGACCGACCCGGAAGCAATCCGCAAGCTTGGGCTTCGCGCCGACGATATGGTCTATAATCTCTCGGCCAAGATGCTTTCGCCGCTTCAAGTACGGGCCAAGCGTCACGATTTCTTCTTTCCAGTCAACTATTACGGTACGGAAAACATCATCAAGGCAATGGACGAGGCTGGTGCAAAGCGCCTCGTGCATTTCACCACCGATATGGTTTATGGCCACACGTATGTCTGGCCACAGAAGGAAGATCACCCCTGCAATCCGCTGGGCGAATATGGCCTGTCGAAGCTAAAGACCGAGGAACTGGCCGCTGAGTGGCGCAAGAAAGGGATGAATATTTCGCTGTTCCGTCCGCGCCTGATTATCGGACCCGGACGCCTTGGCATTCTGGAAAAGCTGTTCAAGCTGATCGATAACAACCTGCCGGTGCCGATGATCGGCTCTGGCAAAAATCCTTATCAGTTCATTTCCGTGTTCGACTGTGCCTCTGCTTGCTATGCCGCTTTCAAGGCAGGCGTGCCGAATGAGGTTTATAATCTCGGCTCGCTCAACCCGCCACCAGTGCGTAAGTTGCTCGGCGATCTGGTCAAGCACGCAGGCTCGAAGTCCATCCTGGTGCCGACACCAGCCTGGGCGGTCAAACGCACGCTGGATTTCCTCGACTGGCTCAACAAGCCTTTGATGGACCCGGAGCAATATTTGATTGCTGATGAAATGTGCGTTCTCGATGTGTCGAAAGGTGAACGGGAACTTGGCTGGGTGCCGCAATATCGCGATGAAGACATGCTGATCGCAGCCTATAGCGAATATCACAAAAAGCTTGCATCGAAGGCAGCGTGA
- a CDS encoding UbiA family prenyltransferase — protein sequence MDERLKSHEVPLAVDLDGTLIATDLLWESIFVLLKRNPLYLLLLPVWLFSGKANLKQQIASRISFDVTLLPYRQDFLEYLQHQHASGRRLVLATAAAEPLAEAVAEELGIFEAVFATSGTTNLSSHRKAKALTDQYGAKGFDYAGNDRADLAVFAAAREAVVVAPDRLASRFQKVNDSQLFEKPVTGIKPYLKMLRVHQWLKNLLVFVPAILAHTIFLAEDFIASILAFIAFSAAASAIYIINDIIDLPLDRQHARKRLRPFASGALSIPFGLKVSFLLLLIATVTCFFLPLAFSLVIGTYLVATTAYSLVLKRALLVDVICLAALYTLRLLGGTAATEIPQSFWLMAFAMFFFLSLALVKRYVELQNSTVTEKDRIAGRGYRPEDIDIVGQSGVASGFTAVVVLALYINSAAVQQLYTYPWLIWPLVPIVLYIIIRVWILAHRKEMDDDPVVFLATDWRSQVVIAIGAVLLFIAGKP from the coding sequence ATGGATGAACGGCTCAAAAGCCATGAAGTGCCTTTGGCCGTTGATCTGGACGGAACGCTGATCGCGACTGACCTGCTGTGGGAAAGCATCTTCGTTCTACTCAAACGAAATCCGCTATATTTGCTTTTGCTGCCTGTCTGGTTGTTTTCCGGCAAAGCCAATTTGAAACAGCAGATCGCCAGTCGTATTTCGTTTGATGTTACTTTGCTGCCATATCGGCAGGATTTTCTCGAGTATCTTCAGCATCAACATGCAAGCGGGCGCAGATTGGTGCTCGCAACAGCAGCAGCGGAACCCTTGGCGGAGGCTGTCGCGGAAGAGCTGGGAATTTTTGAAGCGGTTTTTGCGACTTCAGGTACGACCAATTTGTCTTCGCATCGTAAAGCGAAGGCGCTGACCGATCAGTATGGAGCAAAGGGCTTTGATTACGCTGGTAATGACCGTGCTGATCTTGCAGTTTTTGCAGCAGCGCGTGAAGCAGTCGTCGTTGCACCCGATCGTCTGGCCTCGCGGTTTCAAAAAGTCAATGATAGCCAACTGTTTGAAAAACCGGTGACTGGCATAAAGCCATATCTCAAGATGCTGCGCGTGCATCAATGGCTTAAAAATCTGTTGGTTTTTGTGCCTGCTATTCTGGCACATACTATCTTTCTTGCAGAGGACTTCATTGCTTCCATTTTAGCTTTCATCGCTTTTTCGGCGGCAGCTTCGGCAATCTATATCATCAATGATATCATTGATTTACCGCTCGATAGACAACATGCCAGAAAGCGACTGCGTCCTTTTGCCAGTGGTGCGCTCAGCATCCCTTTTGGCTTGAAAGTTTCATTTCTGCTGCTTTTGATTGCGACAGTGACCTGTTTTTTCCTGCCATTGGCGTTCAGTCTGGTCATCGGCACTTACCTTGTCGCAACGACAGCCTATTCGCTTGTTTTGAAACGTGCTCTTCTTGTTGATGTTATTTGTCTTGCAGCACTTTATACGCTTCGGCTTTTGGGTGGCACTGCGGCGACAGAAATTCCGCAGTCATTCTGGCTGATGGCATTTGCGATGTTCTTCTTCCTGTCGCTGGCGCTGGTCAAACGTTATGTCGAGTTGCAGAATTCGACCGTGACAGAAAAAGACCGCATTGCCGGGCGTGGATATCGACCGGAGGACATTGATATTGTGGGGCAAAGTGGCGTGGCCTCCGGCTTTACAGCCGTCGTGGTTTTGGCACTTTATATCAACAGTGCCGCAGTCCAGCAGCTCTATACTTATCCATGGTTGATCTGGCCGCTTGTTCCAATTGTCCTCTACATCATTATCCGCGTGTGGATTCTGGCCCATCGCAAGGAAATGGACGACGATCCCGTCGTCTTTCTCGCCACTGACTGGCGTAGTCAGGTGGTCATCGCGATAGGCGCGGTTCTGCTGTTTATCGCCGGAAAGCCCTGA
- a CDS encoding EamA family transporter → MKYIPFILFTVMTNAAAQLLLKYGMMTFSNASYTADTLIYRIFQIVFNPWVFAGLTMFVISMASHMYVLSKVDLSFAYPFLSLAYVAVAVFAWLLFKEELGAYKIAGIAFICIGTVLIAQSGKTPDAEQNAAVQDRSAS, encoded by the coding sequence ATGAAATATATCCCATTCATTCTCTTTACTGTCATGACCAATGCGGCAGCACAGCTACTGCTCAAATATGGCATGATGACCTTCAGCAATGCCAGCTATACAGCGGATACGCTGATTTACCGGATCTTTCAGATTGTCTTTAATCCGTGGGTTTTCGCTGGTCTGACCATGTTCGTCATTTCAATGGCATCTCATATGTATGTGCTCTCAAAAGTCGATTTGTCTTTTGCCTATCCTTTTTTGAGCCTTGCCTATGTCGCCGTGGCAGTCTTTGCGTGGCTTTTGTTCAAGGAAGAACTGGGCGCCTATAAGATTGCGGGCATCGCCTTCATTTGCATTGGAACAGTGCTGATCGCGCAAAGCGGCAAGACGCCGGATGCCGAACAGAACGCGGCGGTTCAAGACCGTTCGGCATCATAA
- a CDS encoding YigZ family protein — MFTISRIETITQEIKKSRFLAIAAPVANEQAAKDFLVEYSDIAATHNCWAWRMGQNYRFSDDGEPSGTAGKPILQAIDGQQLDNIVVVVTRWFGGILLGSGGLMRAYGGTAAMCLRQAEKTEVIPVIGFALACDFSDHALLKARLTAVEHVTIAHENFTATGVEITGAMPLAVQSELAQLVTDLTRGKTIIEFDE, encoded by the coding sequence ATGTTCACCATCAGTCGCATTGAAACCATCACACAAGAGATAAAGAAAAGTCGGTTTCTGGCTATTGCCGCTCCTGTCGCCAATGAACAGGCTGCAAAGGACTTTCTCGTTGAATATTCAGATATTGCTGCGACCCATAATTGCTGGGCATGGCGGATGGGGCAGAACTATCGCTTCAGCGATGACGGTGAGCCGAGCGGCACGGCAGGCAAGCCAATTTTGCAGGCGATAGACGGCCAACAGCTCGATAACATTGTTGTGGTTGTTACGCGCTGGTTCGGGGGTATTCTGCTAGGCAGTGGCGGATTGATGCGTGCCTATGGTGGCACGGCAGCTATGTGTTTGCGACAAGCTGAAAAGACAGAGGTGATCCCCGTCATTGGCTTTGCGCTCGCCTGTGATTTTTCAGATCATGCACTTCTGAAAGCGCGGCTTACGGCCGTCGAGCATGTGACGATTGCGCATGAGAATTTCACAGCAACGGGCGTTGAAATTACTGGCGCGATGCCGCTCGCTGTTCAAAGTGAGCTGGCACAGCTTGTTACTGATCTTACGCGTGGAAAAACGATCATCGAGTTTGATGAGTAA